One window of Chroococcidiopsis sp. TS-821 genomic DNA carries:
- a CDS encoding four helix bundle protein: protein MCRACVSIPANIAEGCGSKGKAELARFLQISVGSASELESYLLLVRDLQLLKSPK, encoded by the coding sequence ATGTGTCGAGCTTGCGTTTCAATTCCTGCTAATATTGCGGAAGGATGTGGTAGCAAAGGAAAAGCAGAATTAGCTCGCTTCTTGCAAATCTCTGTGGGATCAGCTAGTGAGCTAGAGTCCTACCTACTTCTGGTTAGAGATCTTCAATTACTAAAAAGCCCTAAATGA
- the pgk gene encoding phosphoglycerate kinase: protein MSKKTLANLSASDLSGKRALVRVDFNVPLDDQGNITDDTRIRAALPTIQDLMQKGAKVILASHFGRPKGVDDKLRLTPVAKRLSELLGQEVIKCDDCIGDEVASKVSGMQNGQVLLLENVRFHKEEEKNDPEFAKQLAANADVYVNDAFGTAHRAHASTEGVTHYLSPCVAGYLIEKELQYLQSAIENPERPLAAIIGGSKVSSKIGVIETLLEKCDKLILGGGMIFTFYKARGLNVGKSLVEDDKLELAKSLEAKAKERGVQMLLPTDVVVADKFAADANAQTVSVENIPDDGMGLDIGPDSIEMFQNALADCKTVIWNGPMGVFEFDKFAVGTEAIARTLADLTKQGVTTIIGGGDSVAAVEKVGVADQMSHISTGGGASLELLEGKELPGIAALDEA from the coding sequence ATGTCCAAAAAAACTTTAGCAAATTTATCAGCTTCAGACTTATCAGGTAAGCGTGCATTAGTGCGGGTGGACTTTAATGTTCCGTTGGATGACCAAGGAAATATCACTGATGATACTCGAATTCGGGCAGCACTGCCGACAATTCAAGATTTGATGCAAAAAGGCGCTAAGGTCATTTTAGCTAGCCATTTTGGACGTCCCAAAGGTGTTGATGACAAGCTGCGTCTGACTCCTGTTGCTAAACGTCTTTCGGAATTACTCGGTCAAGAAGTCATCAAATGCGATGACTGCATCGGTGACGAAGTTGCGAGTAAAGTATCAGGAATGCAAAATGGTCAGGTACTGTTGCTCGAAAATGTTCGCTTCCACAAAGAAGAGGAGAAAAACGACCCTGAATTTGCCAAACAGCTAGCAGCCAATGCGGATGTGTATGTCAATGATGCGTTTGGTACAGCCCACCGCGCTCATGCTTCGACCGAAGGCGTGACGCACTATCTTAGCCCTTGTGTTGCTGGATACTTGATTGAAAAAGAGTTGCAGTACCTACAAAGTGCGATTGAAAATCCCGAACGTCCTTTAGCAGCGATTATTGGTGGTTCTAAAGTTTCTAGCAAAATTGGTGTAATTGAGACCCTGTTAGAAAAGTGCGACAAGCTGATTTTGGGTGGTGGGATGATTTTCACCTTCTACAAAGCACGTGGATTGAATGTCGGTAAATCATTAGTAGAAGACGACAAGCTAGAACTTGCTAAATCTTTAGAAGCTAAGGCAAAAGAACGCGGCGTGCAAATGCTATTGCCTACTGATGTTGTTGTTGCTGATAAATTTGCAGCAGATGCGAACGCGCAAACTGTAAGTGTTGAAAACATCCCTGACGATGGTATGGGATTAGATATTGGACCTGACTCAATCGAGATGTTCCAAAACGCGCTTGCTGATTGCAAAACAGTCATTTGGAATGGTCCAATGGGCGTCTTTGAGTTTGATAAGTTCGCTGTAGGAACCGAAGCGATCGCGCGGACACTTGCCGATCTCACCAAGCAAGGTGTTACGACAATTATCGGTGGTGGTGACTCGGTTGCAGCTGTTGAGAAAGTAGGTGTTGCCGATCAAATGAGCCATATTTCGACGGGTGGCGGGGCTAGCTTAGAGTTACTTGAAGGCAAAGAACTTCCTGGTATTGCTGCTTTGGATGAAGCGTAA
- the ylqF gene encoding ribosome biogenesis GTPase YlqF: MTTPAIQWYPGHIAKAEKALREQLKLVDVVLEVRDARIPLATHHPQVKEWVGSKMRVLVLNRVDMIQPQAQRMWTQWFRDQGEEPYFTNAQKGEGVIAIAKAAQAAGVAVNQKRRDRGMLPRPVRAVVIGFPNVGKSALINRLLRRKVVESAARPGVTRQLRWVRISDQLELLDAPGVIPAKLNDQQAAFKLAICDDIGDASYDNQRVAAALVDLLKFLTATAPELLPEDPLQQRYKIDPALFTGEAYIYTLAHQRYQGDVERTARSLLTDFRKGALGRICLELPPD, from the coding sequence ATGACAACTCCCGCTATTCAATGGTATCCAGGTCACATTGCCAAAGCTGAAAAAGCACTTAGAGAACAGCTCAAGCTTGTCGATGTCGTGCTGGAAGTTCGTGATGCGCGAATTCCTCTAGCAACGCATCACCCGCAAGTTAAAGAGTGGGTAGGAAGTAAAATGCGGGTTTTGGTCTTGAATCGCGTTGACATGATTCAACCACAAGCACAGCGAATGTGGACGCAGTGGTTTAGAGACCAAGGAGAAGAACCGTACTTCACAAATGCGCAAAAAGGCGAAGGTGTCATTGCCATAGCGAAAGCCGCACAAGCTGCGGGGGTAGCAGTGAACCAAAAAAGACGCGATCGCGGAATGTTACCGCGCCCTGTACGGGCGGTTGTCATTGGTTTTCCAAATGTTGGTAAATCAGCACTCATCAATCGGTTATTGAGGCGCAAAGTTGTCGAAAGCGCGGCGCGTCCTGGTGTCACGCGACAGTTACGCTGGGTACGGATTTCGGATCAACTAGAATTATTAGATGCTCCTGGGGTGATTCCCGCCAAGTTGAACGACCAACAAGCTGCTTTTAAATTAGCGATTTGCGATGATATTGGCGATGCATCGTATGACAATCAACGCGTTGCTGCTGCTTTAGTCGATCTACTCAAGTTTTTGACTGCTACCGCCCCCGAATTATTACCAGAAGATCCTCTACAGCAGCGCTACAAAATCGATCCAGCCTTGTTTACTGGTGAAGCTTATATTTACACGTTGGCACATCAACGCTATCAAGGTGATGTCGAGCGCACAGCAAGATCGCTATTGACAGATTTTCGTAAAGGTGCCTTAGGGAGAATTTGTTTAGAGTTGCCTCCAGACTAG
- a CDS encoding universal stress protein — protein MFKTVLFPIDQSRDAREAAEVVADVVKKYDSRLVLLSVVESADSENEPGADMMASPDAVAQLLKNAQSLFLEQGIQAETIEREGKPAFVICDVADEIEANLIIMGCRGLGLTEEGVSDSVTNRVINLSPCPVLIVP, from the coding sequence ATGTTTAAGACTGTTTTATTTCCGATCGATCAAAGTCGAGATGCTAGAGAAGCGGCTGAAGTTGTTGCTGATGTCGTGAAAAAGTATGATAGTCGCTTGGTACTGCTATCAGTCGTCGAATCTGCGGATTCAGAAAACGAACCTGGGGCTGACATGATGGCGTCACCTGATGCTGTAGCACAGCTGCTTAAGAATGCACAATCACTTTTTCTAGAACAGGGTATCCAAGCTGAAACAATCGAACGCGAGGGTAAGCCGGCGTTTGTTATCTGTGATGTAGCGGATGAAATTGAGGCAAATTTAATTATTATGGGTTGTCGAGGACTAGGACTAACTGAAGAAGGTGTCAGTGACAGCGTGACTAATCGCGTGATCAATCTTTCTCCCTGTCCTGTATTGATTGTGCCTTAA